One segment of Streptomyces sp. NBC_00576 DNA contains the following:
- a CDS encoding adenosine deaminase, with product MSLPKAELHLHIEGTLEPELAFALAARNGVVLPYADTEELRKAYLFDDLQSFLNLYYELMAVLRTERDFEDLANAYLARAAVQGVRHAEIFFDPQAHLARGVEIGTVVDGLWRALGESESAHGISTQLIMCFLRDESAESAMETLEAAKPYLDRIVGIGLDSAEVGHPPVKFREVYEAAAGLGLRRVAHAGEEGPPEYITEALDILGVERIDHGLRCMEDPELVARLVRERVPLTLCPLSNVRLRAVDVLAEHPLPAMLDAGLLCTVNSDDPAYFGGYVGDNFGAVREALGLGEERLRELARNSFLASFLDGDEERRARYLAEVEAYEFGG from the coding sequence ATGTCCCTCCCCAAAGCCGAACTGCACCTCCACATCGAAGGCACCCTCGAACCTGAGCTGGCCTTCGCGCTCGCCGCGCGCAACGGCGTCGTGCTGCCGTACGCCGACACCGAAGAGCTGCGGAAGGCGTATCTCTTCGATGACCTGCAGTCCTTTCTGAACCTGTACTACGAGCTCATGGCCGTCCTGCGTACTGAGCGGGACTTCGAGGACCTCGCCAACGCCTATCTCGCGCGGGCCGCGGTGCAGGGCGTACGGCACGCGGAGATCTTCTTCGATCCGCAGGCCCACCTCGCCCGGGGAGTGGAGATCGGGACGGTTGTCGACGGGTTGTGGCGGGCGCTGGGGGAGAGTGAGTCGGCGCACGGCATCTCCACTCAGCTGATCATGTGTTTTCTGCGTGACGAGTCCGCCGAGTCCGCCATGGAGACCCTGGAGGCCGCCAAGCCGTATCTCGACCGGATAGTGGGCATCGGGCTCGACTCCGCCGAGGTCGGGCATCCGCCGGTGAAGTTCCGCGAGGTGTACGAGGCCGCCGCCGGTCTGGGGCTGCGGCGCGTGGCGCACGCGGGCGAGGAGGGGCCGCCCGAGTACATCACCGAGGCCCTCGACATCCTCGGCGTCGAGCGCATCGACCACGGGCTGCGCTGTATGGAGGACCCGGAGCTGGTCGCGCGGCTCGTGCGGGAGCGGGTGCCGCTGACGCTGTGTCCGCTGTCCAACGTGCGGCTGCGGGCCGTCGACGTCCTGGCCGAGCATCCGCTGCCCGCGATGCTCGACGCGGGGCTGTTGTGCACCGTCAACTCCGACGACCCCGCCTACTTCGGCGGATACGTCGGTGACAACTTCGGGGCGGTACGGGAAGCCCTGGGCCTGGGGGAGGAGCGGCTGCGGGAACTGGCGCGGAACTCGTTCCTGGCGTCGTTCCTGGACGGTGACGAGGAGCGGCGGGCGCGGTACCTCGCCGAGGTGGAGGCGTACGAGTTCGGGGGCTGA
- a CDS encoding ribonuclease Z, with translation MSARELVVLGTASQVPTRHRNHNGYLLRWDGEGLLFDPGEGTQRQMLRAGVAAHDLNRICVTHFHGDHSLGLAGVIQRINLDRVPHEITAHYPRSGQKFFDRLRYATAYRETVEISQAPVAGEGGVLVTTGGYRLEARKLSHPVESYGYLLVEPDGRRMLPELLAEHGIRGPDVGRLQREGSLGSVTLDDVSELRRGQRFAFVMDTRLCEGVQVLAEGCDLLVIESTFLDEDLQLAADHGHLTAGQAGAVAREAGVRHLVLTHFSQRYSEPDEFERQARAAGYEGELTVAHDLLRVPVPKRR, from the coding sequence TTGTCCGCACGTGAATTGGTGGTCCTCGGCACCGCCAGCCAGGTACCCACCCGGCATCGCAACCACAACGGCTACCTGCTCCGCTGGGACGGTGAGGGGCTCCTCTTCGATCCCGGCGAGGGCACGCAGCGCCAGATGCTGCGTGCCGGGGTCGCCGCTCACGATCTCAACCGGATCTGCGTCACGCACTTCCACGGGGACCACTCGCTCGGGCTCGCCGGAGTCATCCAGCGCATCAACCTCGACCGCGTCCCGCACGAGATCACCGCGCACTACCCGCGCTCCGGGCAGAAGTTCTTCGACCGCCTGCGATACGCCACCGCCTACCGCGAGACCGTCGAGATCAGCCAGGCCCCCGTGGCGGGGGAGGGCGGGGTGCTGGTGACCACGGGCGGTTATCGGCTCGAAGCCCGGAAGCTCTCGCACCCCGTCGAGTCGTACGGCTATCTCCTCGTCGAGCCCGACGGGCGGCGCATGCTCCCGGAGCTGCTCGCCGAGCACGGGATCAGGGGGCCGGACGTCGGACGCCTCCAGCGGGAGGGCTCCCTCGGGTCCGTCACCCTCGACGACGTCAGCGAGCTGCGGCGCGGACAGCGGTTCGCGTTCGTGATGGACACCCGGTTGTGCGAGGGGGTGCAGGTGCTCGCGGAAGGGTGCGACCTGCTCGTCATCGAGTCGACCTTCCTTGACGAGGATCTGCAACTCGCTGCCGATCACGGACATTTGACGGCTGGTCAGGCGGGGGCGGTCGCCCGGGAGGCCGGCGTACGGCATCTCGTTCTCACCCACTTCAGCCAGCGCTACTCCGAACCGGACGAGTTCGAGCGGCAGGCGCGGGCGGCCGGGTACGAGGGGGAGCTGACCGTTGCCCATGACCTGTTGAGGGTCCCGGTTCCGAAACGGCGGTAA
- a CDS encoding S41 family peptidase, with amino-acid sequence MTQPSSPAYLRFPHLHGDSVAFTAEDDVWVAPLEGGRAWRVSADNVPVNHPRISPDGTRLAWTSTRDGAPEVHVAPIDGGPANRLTYWGSWKTQVRGWTPDGQVLAISTQGQASLRRSWARAVPLDGGPATVLPYGPVGDVAHGPATVLLSAPMGREAAWWKRYRGGTAGKLWIDRDVRDGEGVGEFVRLHADLDGNLEYPVWVGERIAFLSDHEGVGALYSSLADGSDLRRHTPLDGFYARHAASDGRRVVYSSAGELWLLDDLDGAEPRRLDIRLGGQRVDLQPHPVSASRWFGSGAPDHTGRGSVIGVRGSVHWVTHRSGPARVLASGHGVRARLPRAFRVDGEEWAVWVTDAEGDDALEFAPATGVAPGTTPRRLAAGQLGRVLGLAMAPDGSRAAVASHDGRVLLVERESGEVREVDRSGDGDVSGLVFSPDSAWLAWSHPGPRPLRQLKLANTTDLSVTEATPLRFRDYSPAFTVDGKHLVFLSARSFDPVYDEHVFDLAFVGGSRPHLIPLSATTPSPFGPQRHGRPFEAPDKDETPDSEGAPATRIDLDGLADRIVPFPVEAARYSNLRAAKDGVLWLRHPVRGVLGSSRATPDDPDPKTELERYDLAQTRIEHLAGDADHFAVSGDGKRVLLWTDGKLKVVPSDRRASNDDESDSNITVDLSRVRQSVDPAVEWRQMYDENGRIMRDNFWRPDMGGTDWDGVLDRYRPILERVATHDDLVDLLWEVQGELGTSHAYVTPRGGHGGGERQGLLGADISRHEGGTPGGSQSGSQAGSQSGSQDAPLWRIDRILPAETSDPDGVSPLAAPGVAVRPGDAIVAVAGQPVDPVAGPGPLLVGTAGKPIELTISPSGGGDARHVVVVPLADEEPLRYHAWVNDRRAYVAEKSGGRLGYLHVPDMQAPGWAQIHRDLRIEVAKEGLVVDVRENRGGHTSQLVVEKLARRIVGWDLPRGLRPYSYPEDAPRGPVVAVANEFSGSDGDIVNAAIKALGIGPVVGTRTWGGVIGIDSRYRLVDGTLVTQPKYAFWLEGYGWGVENHGVDPDVEVVQTPQDYAAGRDVQLDEAIRLALESLEERPAKRAPGLPEL; translated from the coding sequence GTGACTCAGCCCTCTTCGCCTGCGTATCTCCGGTTTCCGCATCTGCACGGCGACTCGGTCGCCTTCACCGCCGAGGACGACGTCTGGGTCGCCCCGCTCGAGGGCGGCCGGGCCTGGCGCGTCAGCGCCGACAACGTACCGGTCAACCATCCCCGTATCTCCCCGGACGGCACCCGCCTCGCCTGGACCTCCACCCGCGACGGCGCCCCCGAGGTGCATGTCGCCCCGATCGACGGCGGGCCCGCCAACCGGCTCACCTACTGGGGCAGTTGGAAGACCCAGGTGCGTGGCTGGACCCCGGACGGGCAGGTCCTCGCCATCAGCACCCAGGGGCAGGCCAGCCTGCGCCGCTCCTGGGCCCGGGCGGTGCCGCTCGACGGCGGACCGGCAACTGTCCTGCCGTACGGGCCCGTTGGCGATGTCGCCCACGGTCCGGCGACCGTTCTCCTCTCCGCTCCCATGGGGCGCGAGGCCGCCTGGTGGAAGCGCTATCGGGGCGGTACCGCAGGGAAGTTGTGGATCGACAGGGACGTCCGGGACGGGGAAGGTGTCGGAGAGTTCGTACGGCTGCACGCCGACCTCGACGGGAACCTGGAGTACCCGGTGTGGGTCGGGGAGCGCATCGCCTTCCTCTCCGATCACGAAGGCGTCGGGGCGCTGTACTCGTCCCTGGCCGATGGGTCCGACCTGCGGCGGCACACGCCGCTCGACGGGTTCTATGCCCGGCACGCCGCGAGCGACGGCCGCCGGGTCGTCTACTCCTCCGCCGGTGAACTGTGGCTCCTCGACGACCTCGACGGGGCCGAGCCGCGGCGGCTCGACATCCGGCTCGGCGGGCAGCGCGTCGATCTCCAGCCCCATCCCGTGAGCGCCTCCCGGTGGTTCGGGTCCGGAGCGCCCGACCACACCGGACGCGGCAGCGTCATCGGGGTACGCGGGTCCGTGCACTGGGTCACCCACCGGTCCGGCCCGGCTCGCGTCCTCGCCTCTGGGCACGGGGTACGGGCCCGGCTGCCCCGCGCCTTCCGCGTGGACGGCGAGGAGTGGGCCGTGTGGGTGACGGACGCGGAGGGCGACGACGCACTGGAGTTCGCCCCGGCGACCGGTGTCGCACCGGGGACCACTCCTCGCCGGCTCGCCGCCGGACAGCTCGGGCGGGTCCTCGGCCTCGCCATGGCACCCGACGGCAGCCGGGCCGCCGTCGCCTCCCACGACGGGCGCGTACTGCTCGTCGAGCGGGAGTCGGGGGAGGTGCGCGAGGTCGACCGCAGCGGCGACGGTGATGTGTCCGGGCTCGTCTTCTCGCCCGATTCGGCCTGGCTGGCCTGGTCTCATCCCGGCCCGCGTCCGTTGCGTCAGCTCAAGCTCGCCAACACGACCGATCTGTCGGTGACGGAGGCGACTCCCCTTCGGTTCCGGGACTACTCGCCCGCTTTCACCGTCGACGGCAAGCATCTCGTGTTCCTGTCGGCGCGGTCCTTCGACCCCGTCTACGACGAGCACGTGTTCGACCTTGCCTTCGTCGGCGGTTCGCGCCCGCACCTCATTCCCCTCTCCGCGACCACGCCCTCGCCCTTCGGGCCGCAGCGGCACGGGCGGCCCTTCGAGGCACCGGACAAGGACGAGACCCCCGACAGCGAGGGTGCCCCGGCCACCCGTATCGACCTCGACGGGCTCGCCGACCGCATCGTGCCGTTCCCCGTCGAGGCCGCGCGCTACTCCAACCTGCGCGCCGCCAAGGACGGCGTCCTGTGGCTGCGCCACCCGGTGCGCGGAGTTCTCGGCTCCTCCCGGGCCACCCCGGACGACCCCGACCCGAAGACCGAGCTGGAGCGGTACGACCTCGCTCAGACGCGCATCGAGCACCTCGCCGGGGACGCCGACCACTTCGCCGTCAGCGGCGACGGCAAACGCGTCCTGCTGTGGACCGACGGGAAGCTGAAGGTCGTTCCGAGCGACCGTCGAGCGTCCAACGACGACGAGAGCGACTCGAACATCACCGTCGACCTGTCGCGTGTCCGGCAGAGCGTCGATCCGGCCGTCGAATGGCGGCAGATGTACGACGAGAACGGTCGCATCATGCGCGACAACTTCTGGCGGCCGGACATGGGCGGCACGGACTGGGACGGCGTCCTCGACCGCTACCGGCCTATCCTCGAACGCGTCGCCACCCACGACGACCTCGTCGACCTTCTCTGGGAGGTCCAGGGCGAGTTGGGCACCTCGCACGCGTACGTCACCCCGCGCGGCGGACACGGCGGCGGGGAGCGGCAGGGGCTCCTCGGCGCGGACATCTCCCGGCACGAGGGTGGTACCCCGGGCGGTTCCCAGAGCGGTTCCCAGGCCGGTTCTCAGAGCGGTTCTCAGGACGCGCCTCTGTGGCGCATCGACCGCATCCTGCCCGCCGAGACCTCCGACCCCGACGGCGTCTCCCCGCTCGCCGCACCCGGCGTCGCGGTGCGCCCGGGTGACGCGATCGTCGCGGTCGCCGGACAGCCCGTCGACCCGGTCGCCGGGCCCGGCCCGCTGCTCGTCGGTACGGCGGGCAAGCCCATCGAGCTGACCATCTCGCCGTCCGGCGGCGGCGACGCGCGGCACGTGGTCGTCGTACCCCTCGCGGACGAGGAACCGCTCCGCTACCACGCGTGGGTCAACGACCGGCGGGCGTACGTCGCCGAGAAGTCCGGTGGGCGGCTCGGCTACCTCCACGTGCCCGACATGCAGGCGCCCGGCTGGGCCCAGATCCACCGCGACCTGCGGATCGAGGTCGCGAAGGAGGGGCTGGTCGTCGACGTCCGCGAGAACCGGGGCGGGCATACGTCCCAGCTGGTCGTCGAGAAGCTGGCGCGGCGGATCGTCGGCTGGGACCTGCCGCGCGGGCTACGGCCGTACAGCTATCCGGAGGACGCGCCGCGCGGGCCCGTCGTCGCCGTCGCCAACGAGTTCTCGGGCTCGGACGGGGACATCGTGAACGCGGCGATCAAGGCGCTGGGGATCGGGCCTGTGGTCGGTACGCGGACGTGGGGTGGGGTGATCGGGATCGACAGCCGGTATCGGTTGGTCGACGGGACGTTGGTCACGCAGCCCAAGTACGCGTTCTGGCTCGAGGGTTACGGGTGGGGCGTCGAGAACCACGGGGTCGATCCCGATGTGGAGGTCGTGCAGACACCGCAGGATTATGCGGCGGGGCGTGATGTGCAGTTGGACGAGGCGATTCGGCTGGCGCTGGAGTCGTTGGAGGAGCGGCCGGCTAAGAGGGCGCCCGGGTTGCCGGAGCTTTAG
- the ybeY gene encoding rRNA maturation RNase YbeY — MSIDVNNESGTEVDEQAILDIARYALARMRIHPLSELSVIVVDADAMEQLHIQWMDLPGPTDVMSFPMDELRPPSKDDDEPPQGLLGDIVLCPEVAEKQGKEAETQHSMDEELQLLAVHGVLHLLGYDHEEPDEKAEMFGLQAAIVDGWRGERGMTGPSPAPTVS, encoded by the coding sequence ATGTCGATCGACGTCAACAACGAGTCCGGAACCGAGGTCGACGAGCAGGCGATCCTCGACATCGCCCGCTACGCGCTCGCGCGGATGCGCATCCACCCGCTCTCCGAACTCTCGGTGATCGTCGTGGACGCCGACGCCATGGAGCAACTGCACATCCAGTGGATGGACCTGCCCGGTCCGACCGACGTCATGTCCTTCCCGATGGACGAGCTGCGCCCGCCGTCGAAGGACGACGACGAGCCGCCGCAGGGGCTTCTCGGTGACATCGTGCTCTGTCCCGAGGTCGCCGAGAAGCAGGGCAAGGAGGCCGAGACGCAGCACTCCATGGACGAGGAGCTCCAACTCCTCGCCGTCCACGGCGTGCTGCACCTCCTCGGGTACGACCACGAGGAGCCGGACGAGAAGGCCGAGATGTTCGGCCTCCAGGCCGCCATCGTCGACGGCTGGCGCGGCGAGCGGGGGATGACCGGTCCGTCGCCCGCCCCGACGGTGTCATGA
- a CDS encoding PhoH family protein, translating to MTQTPTAQPPARGQARAQFTVPAVHPMVTLLGSGDSLLRVIERAFPAVDIHVRGNEVNAIGEAGDVALIQRLFDEMMLVLRTGQPMTEDAVERSIAMLRASGNGEGDGLETPAEVLTQNILSSRGRTIRPKTLNQKRYVDAIDKHTIVFGIGPAGTGKTYLAMAKAVQALQAKQVSRIILTRPAVEAGERLGFLPGTLYDKIDPYLRPLYDALHDMLDPDSIPRLMAAGTIEVAPLAYMRGRTLNDAFIILDEAQNTSAEQMKMFLTRLGFESKIVVTGDVTQVDLPSGTKSGLRQVQDILEGLDDVHFSRLTSQDVVRHKLVGRIVDAYEKYDSENGTENGTHKGVRNKRK from the coding sequence ATGACTCAGACACCCACAGCTCAGCCCCCTGCGCGGGGGCAGGCACGAGCGCAGTTCACTGTCCCGGCCGTCCACCCCATGGTGACCCTGCTGGGTTCCGGCGACTCCCTCCTGCGCGTGATCGAAAGGGCCTTCCCGGCGGTCGACATCCATGTCCGGGGCAATGAAGTCAACGCCATTGGCGAAGCGGGCGACGTCGCCCTCATCCAACGGCTGTTCGACGAGATGATGCTGGTGCTCCGCACCGGACAGCCGATGACGGAGGACGCAGTGGAACGCTCGATCGCCATGCTCAGAGCGAGCGGGAACGGGGAGGGTGACGGCCTGGAGACCCCGGCCGAGGTCCTCACCCAGAACATCCTGTCCTCGCGGGGCCGCACCATCCGTCCCAAGACCCTCAACCAGAAGCGCTACGTCGACGCCATCGACAAGCACACCATCGTCTTCGGCATCGGTCCGGCCGGTACCGGCAAGACGTATCTCGCGATGGCGAAGGCCGTGCAGGCGCTTCAGGCCAAGCAGGTCAGCCGGATCATCCTGACCCGCCCGGCGGTGGAGGCGGGCGAGCGGCTCGGATTCCTCCCGGGCACGCTGTACGACAAGATCGACCCGTATCTGCGCCCGCTGTACGACGCGCTGCACGACATGCTCGACCCGGACTCGATCCCGCGCCTGATGGCGGCGGGGACCATCGAGGTCGCGCCGCTGGCATACATGCGGGGCCGGACCCTCAATGACGCTTTCATCATTCTGGACGAGGCTCAGAACACGAGCGCCGAGCAGATGAAGATGTTCCTCACCCGTCTCGGCTTCGAGTCGAAGATCGTCGTCACGGGTGACGTGACGCAGGTCGACCTCCCGTCCGGGACCAAGTCGGGTCTGCGTCAGGTGCAGGACATCCTCGAAGGCCTCGACGACGTCCACTTCTCGCGGCTCACCTCCCAGGATGTCGTCCGGCACAAGCTGGTCGGCCGTATCGTCGACGCGTACGAGAAGTACGACAGCGAGAACGGTACGGAGAACGGCACCCACAAGGGCGTCCGTAACAAGCGGAAGTAG
- a CDS encoding carbohydrate kinase family protein, which translates to MASTGSTGSAASAASSGEGSPYSQAQVDPLAALRTPGEPPWDVYLTGTVFLDIIFTGLDSAPVRGTESWARGMGSSPGGVANMATALARLGLRTSLAAAFGDDHYGEYCWDALEQGEHIDLSTSRTVPGWHSPVTVSMAYEGERTMVSHGHEPPPEEPAPECPPHARAAVASLTPGVRAPWIGQAARKGARIFGDVGWDDTGRWDLAGLADLEHCEAFLPNAEEAMRYTRTDCPRKAARALTDHVPLAVVTLGAEGAYAVDGRTGETAEVPAIAVEALDPTGAGDVFVAGFVTGTLADWPLADRLAFAGLTAALSVQDFGGSLSAPGWSEVGAWWREIQSYEQQDPAALRRYAFLADLVPRSARPRPWPLRRAVPTIGFRGSA; encoded by the coding sequence ATCGCGTCCACCGGGTCCACAGGGTCCGCCGCGTCCGCCGCGTCCAGCGGAGAGGGATCGCCCTACAGTCAGGCCCAGGTCGATCCCCTGGCCGCCCTGCGCACGCCCGGTGAACCTCCGTGGGACGTGTATCTGACGGGCACCGTCTTCCTCGACATCATCTTCACCGGGCTCGATTCCGCCCCGGTGCGCGGCACCGAGTCCTGGGCACGCGGTATGGGGTCCAGCCCCGGCGGGGTCGCCAACATGGCCACCGCCCTCGCCCGGCTCGGCCTGCGGACCTCCCTCGCCGCCGCCTTCGGCGACGACCACTACGGGGAGTACTGCTGGGACGCCCTCGAACAGGGCGAGCACATCGACCTCTCCACGTCACGCACCGTCCCGGGCTGGCACTCCCCGGTCACCGTCTCGATGGCGTACGAGGGTGAGCGCACGATGGTCTCCCACGGCCACGAGCCGCCCCCGGAGGAACCAGCCCCGGAGTGTCCGCCGCACGCCCGCGCCGCCGTCGCCTCCCTCACCCCGGGCGTCCGTGCCCCCTGGATCGGCCAGGCCGCCCGCAAGGGCGCCCGGATCTTCGGCGACGTCGGGTGGGACGACACCGGCCGCTGGGACCTCGCCGGCCTCGCCGACCTGGAGCACTGCGAGGCCTTCCTGCCCAACGCCGAGGAGGCGATGCGCTACACCCGCACCGACTGCCCCCGCAAAGCCGCCCGCGCCCTCACCGACCACGTGCCGCTCGCCGTGGTCACCCTCGGTGCAGAGGGCGCGTACGCGGTGGACGGGCGGACGGGGGAGACGGCCGAGGTGCCCGCCATCGCCGTCGAGGCCCTCGACCCCACGGGCGCCGGCGATGTCTTCGTCGCGGGCTTCGTCACCGGCACCCTCGCCGACTGGCCGCTCGCCGACCGCCTCGCCTTCGCCGGTCTCACCGCCGCCCTCTCCGTGCAGGACTTCGGCGGTTCCCTCTCCGCGCCCGGCTGGTCCGAGGTCGGGGCCTGGTGGCGCGAGATCCAGTCGTACGAGCAGCAGGACCCCGCCGCCCTGCGCCGGTACGCGTTCCTGGCGGACCTGGTGCCCAGAAGCGCCAGGCCGCGTCCGTGGCCGCTGCGGCGGGCCGTTCCGACGATCGGTTTCCGCGGATCGGCCTGA
- a CDS encoding histidine triad nucleotide-binding protein, whose translation MRDESESGAPQDDCLFCKIAGGYIPATIVRETDTTVAFRDINPQAPTHILVIPRVHHPDAASLAAAEPGIAADVLRHAGEIAVEEKLDSYRIVFNTGSGAGQTVFHAHAHLLGGRGLHWPPG comes from the coding sequence ATGCGGGACGAGAGCGAGAGCGGCGCACCGCAGGACGACTGTCTGTTCTGCAAGATCGCCGGAGGGTACATCCCGGCGACGATCGTCCGCGAGACGGACACGACCGTCGCCTTCCGGGACATCAACCCCCAGGCGCCGACGCACATCCTGGTGATCCCCAGGGTTCACCACCCCGACGCGGCCTCCCTCGCCGCCGCCGAACCGGGCATCGCCGCCGATGTGCTGCGCCATGCCGGTGAGATCGCGGTCGAGGAGAAGCTGGACAGCTACCGCATCGTCTTCAACACGGGCAGCGGCGCCGGTCAGACCGTCTTCCACGCCCACGCGCACCTCCTCGGCGGACGCGGCCTGCACTGGCCGCCGGGATAG